The following nucleotide sequence is from Salvia miltiorrhiza cultivar Shanhuang (shh) chromosome 7, IMPLAD_Smil_shh, whole genome shotgun sequence.
atcccttatcttagggattagattagatggatttgtaatggattgatttctttgtttaatatatatcttgattgtgcttattgttatcttttcaagccctagatttatatcttgtatgattggttggccaccttttgtgcatttctaatttgtgatttgaatcgggagaggataattacaatagattaggagcttgaaacatatcatctcaataaaccgggaggttgagagttgggtgagggcttgttgatcttttgtgctcttgggagttataggttagagattgaccggggacggcaattatgacccgtaatctactgttttagtcgtccgggagggggctaaaactagtggggagatcgccctagataagtaggccatatcaagattaatattgctttagattgaagttcattacgatccatcgaaacctagtccctaggataactttccttcgagtcattccccaatttattaactaagtttatcttgttgttattttatttacttgctttatttagctttgttttagttctcaacacctcttcatctttggttgtctaaatagattgaaaacaactcattaataatatttagaagtttaaattcaccaatccttgtgggatacgaccttgcttccacttattgcaactacaccgtatacttgcggcgtggtgaaaataatagcgaacacgTAACTGCATTTTTCGCGCAGGCGGAGGCCGCCGGCCACTGCATTGCGtagtgtttttgttttggtccgttctccctcgtttcaagtcggattttagatccgtttttgcccacgaactcctatcgagacgatcttCAATTCTTATTAAGACCACTTGACTCAATTTTTGTCTTCATTTTTGTGCACGAATTAATCAATTCGAGCATAAAAtactgagacaacaaaattagcacgaAAGCTCAATTAATTAACTCTTGAGTGAACAAGACCAATATATAAaccaatataacacgtaaacacccagaaattcatcacaaaataggactAAACAGGCACGACGACGTGGCAGGCGAGTCGGTAGTGGTGGTCTGTGATGAAGGAGAGCTAGGGCGTCGAATCTAGGGCTCAAGTTTTGTGAGAATTTCTCTTGTGAATCGAAGAGGTGAAGAGAGCGAGGCGGAGCGGGTACTACGACGTCAACTGATAGGCACCGACCTCGTCGAAATTTTAGGGACAACCGTGAGAGGGTGGAGGCTGGTAGAGCCGTGCGTTTGTGGGAAATGATAGAGAGAAATGTGAGATGTGAGAAAAGGAAGTAGGTTTTAATTAGAAACccaattaaacaaataaaaaggGCTTAAACActtttattttgagtttgaaCCACTTATAGTGAGacaaaaaaaagtgaaaatatggcTACTTTTATTGGGACAAATGGAGTAATTAATAATTCCTTATCAATATTGCTAAATctaaagttagggtatataattcttttaatttcagtttttaaaataaaagttatttagctcataatattataataaaaggagttttggcaaataaaatcatgaactattttgaatttgcaattttaacgtgacttttgaagtatggctaattaaatcaccaccttttcagtttttgcaatttcgtccccaTATTTTTTTCCGATCGTCCGATTGGAGTTGGAGTTTATGTGGATTAGTTCGTcatgtaatattcatgttaTGATGCCGTTTTCGATAAAATTGCTGAacattgaaaattatggtgcaaatacagGATACGGTCCCTTTATAATTTGGAGAAacttttaattgaaattgtacgaaacgaTATCGTTTAAGCCTCACAAAAAAGACGTTGTATTTACTAATCGAagtaagctccaattcaacactgacaatcgaaaaaaattggtgggacgaaattacaaaatttaaaaaaatagtgataATTCGTGACATTTTAAATgtcatattaaaatttaaattcaaaataattcgtgattttatttgctaaaATTCCGTAATaaaacttttataaaaaatataaagtaaATTTTAGATCTCTTCCGATAAAAAATGTAACCTTATATTTTTAGGACACATGACGATAACTTCACTTATcaaaaatataatcaagtttCCAACGACTATATATCCAGAAATGGGAAAAAGTGGCGTAAATCTATCGATACGGCCGCCATTCAAGAATAGGTGTGGGCAAATGAAAGTGGCCCCCCATTTCCTCCCTTCTCGAAACCCGCCGGCGATGCTGTCCTTTTCTAGCCCAAGTCCAGTCCatcctttttcttattttttgacGAAACCAACGAGGAGAAATTATCAATTATCAAGATTGGCCTCTACTTCTCAAAAAGTCACCATTAGGCAGCTATTGTATTACTatgttttttttacttttttgttttaaaattagcCCATTTCGTGTAGATTACTGTAGTTAGCTTTTGATGAGATTACGTATTACTTTATTAATGGTTGAATATTCCGTCCTTTGGCTGGCTTGAGTATTTAATGTGTTATGGTTTCTTACAGCCTTGTCTTAATATATTTAAGTCAACTATCTTTGCTATTAATGATATCTGCCGCATTTCGTTGTTCCATTTATATTTTGGAACGCCAATTAGTTTAGAATTTTTCTTCTTGcttcatattttttattaattgggAGATTTCTTTTGGATTCTTAATCTACTCTGCTTTCAGATAtattaattcatctctctttGTGTTTACTTTGGATGCTTTAATTTGTATTTCATTAATATTTGCATTGCTGCTTGTATGTTGATCTTGTGATACATTCAATCTTGATCCCATTTGTGTTCTTGATTTGGTTAATATGTTTATAGTCTTGTATTGATGTATTGATTGCCTATAGTGATAGAGctaattcatttcaaatttgaAAAAGATCCCCTTTTTGTTAAGATAGTTAGTGGGGAAGTATAGAGGGAAAAACCACCAACATGGCTCACTTAAGTTACTCTGATTCAATGTCTGGGAGCTCGCAGCATGGACAAGGCATGCAGTTTGTGCCGTTTAAGACCTCGACAGGGTCACTTAGGGTGTTGTTGTTGCACGGGAATTTGGATATTTGGGTGAGAGAGGCCAAGAATCTCCCAAATATGGATTTGTTCCACAAGAACTTGGGTGATATGTTTGGGAGGTTGTCTGGGAAGTTCTTGAGTAAAGTGGAAGGCACAGCGCCTGTCAAGATCACGAGTGATCCTTATGTTACCATTGCTGTCTCCAATGCCGTGATAGGTAGGACCTTCGTGATTAGTAACAGCGAGAACCCTGTTTGGAGCCAGCATTTCCATCTGCCAGTCGCGCATTATGGTGCGGAGGTGCACTTTGTGGTGAAGGATAGTGATGTTGTGGGGTCTCAGATCATTGGTGCTGTCGGGATCCCTGTGGAGCAGGTGATCTCTGGTGTGCTAATCGAGGGTACTTTTCCGATACTTGCTGCAAATGGGAAGCAGTGCAATCCGGGGGCTGTTCTGACCCTCTCAATTCAGTATATACCAATGGAGAGAGTGCCCCTCTATCATGGTGGGGTAGGTGGGGATCTCTCGTATAAAGGTGTGCCCGGTACCTATTTTCCTCTCCGGAGAGGGGGGAAGGTCACGCTGTATCAGGATGCTCATGCAGATGATGCGTCACTTCCTAAGCTGTGGTTGGCTAATGGCAGGTTTTATCAGCATGGACATTGCTGGCACGATATTTATGATGCAATATGTCAGGCTCGTCGTCTAATTTACATCACGGGATGGTCTGTTCATCACCTTGTTCAGCTTGTGAGGGATGATCCTAATGTGAAGCACAGTGTTTTAGGTGAAGTTTTGAAAGCCAAGTCTCAAGAAGGCGTGCGTGTCTTGCTCTTGGTGTGGGATGATCCTACATCCACAAGCATATTAGGGTATAAAACTGTAAGAATTTTCTCTATCCCGTGAATTTTGTTTTACCATTTAAGTTGCTAAAAGTGTGAAACAATTTATTGTCTGCTCTTTTAGTTAACATTCTATATTTAGACATGAGTATTAGTTATATCAAAGTCACATGCTCTATAATACAAGTTTGTGATTTCTGTTAATTTGAAACAAATCAAAAGATTATGTTGCTTAGGGCTATGGTCATGATTTTTATGACATTCAGGAAGGTGTAATGGGCACAAATGATGAAGAAACACGCCGTTATTTCAAGCATTCATCTGTTCAAGTGCTGCTGTGTCCTCGGAGTGCTGGGAAGGGTAGCTGGGCCAAAAAGCAGGTTTAATCTCATATTACTTTCTCCTCAGACATAGAAGAACTTATTGTGTATATTGTTTTATCTCTTAATTGCTTTTAGTGGTATACACTCACTGGGACTTTCGTACGTCAAGTGACGTATAAAGGATCTCTTCCCTTATAAAATACTATCAAAATGTTTTCCTTGTTAGTTTGTATGTTCATATGACTACACACAATTTCTTTTAGTGCATACTTGTTTGCATTCTCTTGGATTCGGAACAAATAATGGCCCAACTTTTCCTTTTCGCCATCAGGAAACTGGAACGATCTatacacatcatcaaaagaGTGTGATAATAGATGCCGATGCAGGTCAAAACAGGAGAAAGATCGTATCCTTTGTTGGCGGCCTTGATCTTTGCAAGGGAAGATATGATACCCAGAAGCACTCGATTTTCAGCACTCTGCAAACTGTTCACAAAGATGATTTTCATCAGCCTAATTTCGCAGTAAGTTGTTATTATGTTTCCTTGTCATTAGATTCAGAACGAGAAAACATCTCATGACAATGAAGCAAACATTGACTAAAAGGATAGACAGAGAGAAATTATCTCAACACCCCGAATATCTCTTTCTTGTCTCTATCCTTTTGAACGTATGTTTTTACCCCAAACAGGGGCCGAATGCTGGTTGTCCAAGAGAGCCGTGGCATGA
It contains:
- the LOC130994651 gene encoding phospholipase D beta 1-like, yielding MAHLSYSDSMSGSSQHGQGMQFVPFKTSTGSLRVLLLHGNLDIWVREAKNLPNMDLFHKNLGDMFGRLSGKFLSKVEGTAPVKITSDPYVTIAVSNAVIGRTFVISNSENPVWSQHFHLPVAHYGAEVHFVVKDSDVVGSQIIGAVGIPVEQVISGVLIEGTFPILAANGKQCNPGAVLTLSIQYIPMERVPLYHGGVGGDLSYKGVPGTYFPLRRGGKVTLYQDAHADDASLPKLWLANGRFYQHGHCWHDIYDAICQARRLIYITGWSVHHLVQLVRDDPNVKHSVLGEVLKAKSQEGVRVLLLVWDDPTSTSILGYKTEGVMGTNDEETRRYFKHSSVQVLLCPRSAGKGSWAKKQETGTIYTHHQKSVIIDADAGQNRRKIVSFVGGLDLCKGRYDTQKHSIFSTLQTVHKDDFHQPNFAGPNAGCPREPWHDLHCKIDGPAAYDVLTNFEERWSMASKRHGLQKVKTSFEDSLLKLERIPDVLGIAEAAEQGLNDPEGWHVQVFRSIDSNSVKGFPKDPKEASTKNLVCGKNLLIDMSIHTAYVKAIRAAQHFIYIENQYFLGSSYNWSNYKDLGANNLIPMEIALKVANKIRARERFAVYIIVPMWPEGVPTSTPTQRILFWQYNTMQMMYETIYKALQEVGMENEYEPQDYLNFFCLGNREADVSGGKPDTKSSSGNTPQALTRKNRRFMIYVHSKGMIVDDEFVLMGSANINQRSLEGTRDTEIAMGAYQPQYTWANKHANPHGEIYGYRTSLWAEHTGTLEQCFEHPESLECVRRMRWMGELNWKQFAAAEVSEMHGHLLKYPVEVDRTGKVRPLPGSETFPDMGGKIIGTFSGIQENLTI